The region CCATAGAGATTTTCTCAAAAGACACACTTGTTGCCTATGCAACTGGAACTTACCATGTTTTAGATGAAAGAAGGGCTTTAGAAAATGCTAAACAATAGAGAGATAAGTGCAAGGTTTGAAGTTCAGATTAACACCCTATATAATTGGCAAAAAAGTAAACCTAAACTCTATGCTTATCTTCAACATGCTGATTACAATATAGAACAAAACAAAGAAATAAATGTCTTATTGGATTACTATGCAAAATCCATAAGCAAAAACTTTAGTGTTGAGGAAATTCACTACATAATAAATTCAGATATAAACCCTCACACAATAGAAGAAATAGACAATTTACACAAAATATTTATAACCCTTGAAGCTAAAAATTTATCTATTAAGAGTGACTTTTTACTTAAAATATACGATAAATTTCACACTATGAATATCATAGAAAAATATATCTTTTACAAAAAAGTGTATCGAATTAGAGATAAAGAAAACTCTTACTCAAAAGAAAAAATACAACTATATTTTCAAGAATATCTCATAAAATCTTAACTATAAAATTAACACTTTTTCGATATAATCGCGTATCAATAAAAAAATATCTTTCTTATAAGATTTTTTCCTAAAAGGCAATAAATGAATATAGTAACAGGTTCTTCCACAGCATTAATAACTCCATTTAAAAATGGTAAACTTGATGAACAATCATATGCGAAACTTATACAAAGACAGATAAATAACGGTATGGATGCAGTATGTCCGGTTGGAACTACTGGAGAGAGTGCAACTCTTACATCTGATGAAGATATAAGATGTATGGAAATTGCAGTTGAAGTGTGCAAGGGAACAAAAACAAAAGTACTTGCAGGAGCAGGAAGTAATTCAACTGCAGAAGCTATCATTACTGCTAAACGTGCTCTTAGCTGTGGTGTAGATGCTATATTTTCTGTTAGTCCATACTACAACAAACCATCTCAAGAAGGTCTCTATCAACACTACAAAGCTATAGCTGATAGTGTAAGTGAGCTTCCATTTATGCTTTACAATGTACCTGGTCGTACTGGTGTTGATGTATCTGCTGATACAACTATCCGTCTATTTAATGATTGTAAAAATATCTATGGAGTTAAAGAAGCTACAGGTTCATTAGAGCGTACAGTAGAGCTTCTCTCTCGTTGTCCAGAGCTTAAAGTATTTTCAGGTGACGATGCTATTGACTACCCTATTTTAGCAAATGGCGGAGCTGGTATCACTTCTGTTACTTCAAACTTGATGCCAGACTTAAAGTCTGAATTAGTAAGATTAGCACTAGCTGGAGACTTTGCAGGTGCTAAAGCCATAAATGACAAGCTTTATCCACTAAATTCAGTAATGTTTTGTGAATCAAACCCTGTACCTATAAAAGCAGCTATGTATATAGCAGGTCTTATAGAGACTTTGGAATATCGTCTTCCTCTTGT is a window of uncultured Sulfurimonas sp. DNA encoding:
- the dapA gene encoding 4-hydroxy-tetrahydrodipicolinate synthase; this encodes MNIVTGSSTALITPFKNGKLDEQSYAKLIQRQINNGMDAVCPVGTTGESATLTSDEDIRCMEIAVEVCKGTKTKVLAGAGSNSTAEAIITAKRALSCGVDAIFSVSPYYNKPSQEGLYQHYKAIADSVSELPFMLYNVPGRTGVDVSADTTIRLFNDCKNIYGVKEATGSLERTVELLSRCPELKVFSGDDAIDYPILANGGAGITSVTSNLMPDLKSELVRLALAGDFAGAKAINDKLYPLNSVMFCESNPVPIKAAMYIAGLIETLEYRLPLVPPSLENMKKIEEVMKNYDIKGL